One genomic region from Strix uralensis isolate ZFMK-TIS-50842 chromosome 19, bStrUra1, whole genome shotgun sequence encodes:
- the MYOCD gene encoding myocardin isoform X3, with translation MTLLGSEHSLLIRSKFRSVLQLRLQQRRTREQLADQGIMPPLKSPSAFHEQRKSLERAKTEDYLKHKIRSRPERSDLVNMHILQDSAAEGSIQSTQMKLKRARLADDLNEKIALRPGPLELVEKNIIPVDSAVKEAIKGTQVSFPKPADAFTFEEDSSNDGLSPEQARSEDSPGSTELAAGTKAPEPALATPTGAPQDHPQSADGRAPDPASGQGSQCDSPKQTAGQESPTLPVPSTVKSKSSSDIKNRHKKPKDTKPKVKKLKYHQYIPPDQKAEKSPPPMDSAYARLLQQQQLFLQLQILSQQQQQQQQQQHFSYPGMHQGQLKQSNEQMVKSSNSSSTSVNNNPLSPVKTTFSGQTCVSSIKPGPLPSNLDDLKVSELRQQLRIRGLPVSGTKTALMERLRPFQECGSNAVPNFSEITTVTFPVTPTSTLSSYQSQSSTSMLSNGFYHFGSTSSTPPISPASSDLSVSGSLPDTFNDGPMSSPQFGLQPSPVHGSAEESLMSSMNGGSIQLELEGIDTEKDKMLVEKQKVINELTWKLQQEQRQVEELRMQLQKRKRSNGLEEKQQPTQHFFGVPIKQENAVSSCPFASKQTALKGQASSSDKLSNCGVPQLPHIVNSHCLEPAGQSTITSSTFLSPQCSPQHSPLGAAKSPQHISLPPSPNSHYLLSVSPGSQAEGRSGSPQTNSCLRTASMATQAGQKFSIPSPSFCKSSPALSEVKQPPPYEDAVKQQMTRSQQMDELLDVLIESGEMPANAKEDRSCLQKVPQITVSTGNSSASLPKSSAPFEQVPSAQLPFDHCPGSSDTHLEVLLNAHSPLGRVSEIALLKMGGEESHFEGMMEGFSGKAADELLTSQEILQTPLSPMETQLSPSPADGSGLQMSFTESPWETMEWLDLTPPSSATGFGSLTAAGPSIFNIDFLDVTDLNLNTSMDLHLQQW, from the exons ACTGAAGATTATCTCAAGCACAAGATCAGAAGCAGGCCTGAGCGATCAGACCTGGTCAATATGCACATTTTACAAG ACTCAGCTGCAGAGGGGTCCATTCAGTCTACTCAAATGAAGCTGAAAAGAGCCCGACTGGCAGATGATCTCAATGAAAAGATTGCTCTCAGGCCTGGTCCTttggagctggtggagaagaatATTATTCCCGTCGACTCAGCTGTGAAAGAGGCCATAAAAG GCACCCAGGTCAGCTTCCCCAAGCCAGCTGACGCCTTCACCTTCGAGGAGGACAGCAGCAACGACGGGCTGTCCCCGGAGCAGGCCAGGAGCGAGGACTCCCCGGGCTCCACCGAGTTGGCAGCAGGCACCAAGGCGCCAGAGCCAGCTCTCGCCACTCCCACCGGCGCGCCCCAG GATCACCCCCAGAGTGCCGATGGCCGTGCGCCGGACCCAGCCTCGGGGCAGGGCAGCCAGTGTGACAGCCCCAAGCAGACAGCAGGGCAGGAGAGCCCAACTCTCCCTGTACCCTCCACCGTGAAG TCCAAATCATCCAGTGATATCAAGAACCGTCACAAAAAGCCCAAGGACACCAAGCCCAAGGTGAAGAAGCTGAAGTATCACCAGTACATCCCTCCGGACCAGAAGGCAGAGAAGTCCCCTCCACCCATGGACTCTGCATATGCCAgactcctccagcagcagcagctctttctgcagctccagattctcagccagcagcagcagcagcagcaacagcagcagcacttcaGCTACCCAGGGATGCACCAAGGCCAGCTAAA GCAATCAAATGAGCAAATGGTCAAAAGTTCAAATTCTTCATCAACTTCTGTCAACAACAACCCACTTTCCCCTGTGAAAACCACCTTTTCAGGCCAGACTTGTGTCTCATCTATCAAGCCAGGCCCTCTGCCATCTAACCTGGACGATCTGAAA GTATCAGAACTGAGACAGCAGCTCCGAATACGAGGCTTGCCTGTGTCGGGAACCAAAACAGCACTGATGGAACGGCTGCGGCCCTTCCAGGAGTGTGGCAGCAATGCAGTGCCAAACTTCAGTGAGATCACCACCGTCACCTTCCCAGTCACTCCAACAAGCACCCTGTCGAGTTACCAGTCGCAGTCCTCCACCAGCATGTTATCGAATGGCTTCTACCACTTtggcagcaccagctccacaccacccatctctccagcctcctccGACCTCTCTGTGAGTGGCTCTTTGCCAGACACATTCAACGATGGGCCCATGTCTTCTCCACAGTTTGGTCTCCAGCCATCCCCAGTTCATGGCAGTGCTGAAGAAAGCCTCATGAGTAGCATGAATGGAGGGAGCATCCAGCTGGAGCTGGAAGGGATTGACACAGAGAAAGACAAGATGCTGGTGGAGAAGCAGAAGGTCATCAATGAGCTCACGTGGAAGCTGCAGCAAGAGCAGAGGCAGGTGGAAGAGCTACGGATGCAGCTCCAGAAGCGGAAAAGAAGCAATGGCcttgaggagaagcagcagcccaCTCAGCATTTCTTTGGTGTCCCCATCAAGCAGGAAAATGCAGTGTCCAGCTGTCCATTTGCATCCAAACAAACTGCCTTGAAAGGCCAAGCCAGCAGCTCAGATAAGTTAAGTAACTGTGGGGTGCCGCAGCTGCCTCACATTGTAAATAGCCACTGCTTGGAGCCTGCAGGGCAAAGCACCATCACCTCCTCGACATTCCTGAGCCCTCAGTGCTCCCCCCAGCACTCTCCACTCGGGGCTGCAAAGAGCCCCCAGCACATCAGCCTGCCACCGTCCCCCAACAGCCACTATCTCCTCTCAGTGTCCCCCGGCTCACAGGCAGAAGGGCGCAGCGGGTCCCCGCAGACCAACAGTTGCCTTCGTACTGCGTCG ATGGCTACACAGGCAGGTCAAAAGTTTTCTATTCCATCCCCAAGTTTTTGTAAGTCAAGCCCAGCCCTCTCAGAGGTAAAGCAGCCTCCACCCTATGAGGATGCAGTAAAGCAG CAGATGACACGAAGTCAGCAGATGGATGAGCTTCTGGACGTGCTGATTGAGAGCGGAG AAATGCCAGCCAATGCCAAAGAAGATCGGTCCTGTCTCCAGAAAGTACCTCAGATAACGGTGTCTACAGGGAACTCCAGTGCTTCACTCCCAAAGTCTTCTGCCCCGTTCGAGCAGGTGCCCtcagcccagctcccctttgATCACTGTCCGGGCAGCAGTGACACTCACCTCGAGGTCCTGCTGAATGCCCACAGCCCCCTGGGGAGGGTCAGTGAAATTGCCCTGCTGAAGATGGGGGGAGAAGAGTCCCACTTCGAAGGGATGATGGAGGGGTTCTCTGGAAAAGCCGCAGATGAACTGCTCACCTCCCAGGAAATTTTACAGACTCCCCTTTCGCCTATGGAAACCCagctctccccttcccctgccgACGGCTCCGGTTTACAAATGAGTTTCACTGAGTCTCCATGGGAAACGATGGAGTGGCTGGACCTCACTCCCCCCAGCTCCGCCACTGGCTTTGGCTCGCTCACCGCCGCAGGTCCCAGCATCTTCAACATTGATTTCTTAGATGTTACCGATCTCAATCTAAACACCAGCATGGACCTGCACCTGCAGCAGTGGTGA
- the MYOCD gene encoding myocardin isoform X1 codes for MGQSLLNQTFCWIFMPLFTGFIYFLQLRLQQRRTREQLADQGIMPPLKSPSAFHEQRKSLERAKTEDYLKHKIRSRPERSDLVNMHILQDSAAEGSIQSTQMKLKRARLADDLNEKIALRPGPLELVEKNIIPVDSAVKEAIKGTQVSFPKPADAFTFEEDSSNDGLSPEQARSEDSPGSTELAAGTKAPEPALATPTGAPQDHPQSADGRAPDPASGQGSQCDSPKQTAGQESPTLPVPSTVKSKSSSDIKNRHKKPKDTKPKVKKLKYHQYIPPDQKAEKSPPPMDSAYARLLQQQQLFLQLQILSQQQQQQQQQQHFSYPGMHQGQLKQSNEQMVKSSNSSSTSVNNNPLSPVKTTFSGQTCVSSIKPGPLPSNLDDLKVSELRQQLRIRGLPVSGTKTALMERLRPFQECGSNAVPNFSEITTVTFPVTPTSTLSSYQSQSSTSMLSNGFYHFGSTSSTPPISPASSDLSVSGSLPDTFNDGPMSSPQFGLQPSPVHGSAEESLMSSMNGGSIQLELEGIDTEKDKMLVEKQKVINELTWKLQQEQRQVEELRMQLQKRKRSNGLEEKQQPTQHFFGVPIKQENAVSSCPFASKQTALKGQASSSDKLSNCGVPQLPHIVNSHCLEPAGQSTITSSTFLSPQCSPQHSPLGAAKSPQHISLPPSPNSHYLLSVSPGSQAEGRSGSPQTNSCLRTASMATQAGQKFSIPSPSFCKSSPALSEVKQPPPYEDAVKQQMTRSQQMDELLDVLIESGEMPANAKEDRSCLQKVPQITVSTGNSSASLPKSSAPFEQVPSAQLPFDHCPGSSDTHLEVLLNAHSPLGRVSEIALLKMGGEESHFEGMMEGFSGKAADELLTSQEILQTPLSPMETQLSPSPADGSGLQMSFTESPWETMEWLDLTPPSSATGFGSLTAAGPSIFNIDFLDVTDLNLNTSMDLHLQQW; via the exons ACTGAAGATTATCTCAAGCACAAGATCAGAAGCAGGCCTGAGCGATCAGACCTGGTCAATATGCACATTTTACAAG ACTCAGCTGCAGAGGGGTCCATTCAGTCTACTCAAATGAAGCTGAAAAGAGCCCGACTGGCAGATGATCTCAATGAAAAGATTGCTCTCAGGCCTGGTCCTttggagctggtggagaagaatATTATTCCCGTCGACTCAGCTGTGAAAGAGGCCATAAAAG GCACCCAGGTCAGCTTCCCCAAGCCAGCTGACGCCTTCACCTTCGAGGAGGACAGCAGCAACGACGGGCTGTCCCCGGAGCAGGCCAGGAGCGAGGACTCCCCGGGCTCCACCGAGTTGGCAGCAGGCACCAAGGCGCCAGAGCCAGCTCTCGCCACTCCCACCGGCGCGCCCCAG GATCACCCCCAGAGTGCCGATGGCCGTGCGCCGGACCCAGCCTCGGGGCAGGGCAGCCAGTGTGACAGCCCCAAGCAGACAGCAGGGCAGGAGAGCCCAACTCTCCCTGTACCCTCCACCGTGAAG TCCAAATCATCCAGTGATATCAAGAACCGTCACAAAAAGCCCAAGGACACCAAGCCCAAGGTGAAGAAGCTGAAGTATCACCAGTACATCCCTCCGGACCAGAAGGCAGAGAAGTCCCCTCCACCCATGGACTCTGCATATGCCAgactcctccagcagcagcagctctttctgcagctccagattctcagccagcagcagcagcagcagcaacagcagcagcacttcaGCTACCCAGGGATGCACCAAGGCCAGCTAAA GCAATCAAATGAGCAAATGGTCAAAAGTTCAAATTCTTCATCAACTTCTGTCAACAACAACCCACTTTCCCCTGTGAAAACCACCTTTTCAGGCCAGACTTGTGTCTCATCTATCAAGCCAGGCCCTCTGCCATCTAACCTGGACGATCTGAAA GTATCAGAACTGAGACAGCAGCTCCGAATACGAGGCTTGCCTGTGTCGGGAACCAAAACAGCACTGATGGAACGGCTGCGGCCCTTCCAGGAGTGTGGCAGCAATGCAGTGCCAAACTTCAGTGAGATCACCACCGTCACCTTCCCAGTCACTCCAACAAGCACCCTGTCGAGTTACCAGTCGCAGTCCTCCACCAGCATGTTATCGAATGGCTTCTACCACTTtggcagcaccagctccacaccacccatctctccagcctcctccGACCTCTCTGTGAGTGGCTCTTTGCCAGACACATTCAACGATGGGCCCATGTCTTCTCCACAGTTTGGTCTCCAGCCATCCCCAGTTCATGGCAGTGCTGAAGAAAGCCTCATGAGTAGCATGAATGGAGGGAGCATCCAGCTGGAGCTGGAAGGGATTGACACAGAGAAAGACAAGATGCTGGTGGAGAAGCAGAAGGTCATCAATGAGCTCACGTGGAAGCTGCAGCAAGAGCAGAGGCAGGTGGAAGAGCTACGGATGCAGCTCCAGAAGCGGAAAAGAAGCAATGGCcttgaggagaagcagcagcccaCTCAGCATTTCTTTGGTGTCCCCATCAAGCAGGAAAATGCAGTGTCCAGCTGTCCATTTGCATCCAAACAAACTGCCTTGAAAGGCCAAGCCAGCAGCTCAGATAAGTTAAGTAACTGTGGGGTGCCGCAGCTGCCTCACATTGTAAATAGCCACTGCTTGGAGCCTGCAGGGCAAAGCACCATCACCTCCTCGACATTCCTGAGCCCTCAGTGCTCCCCCCAGCACTCTCCACTCGGGGCTGCAAAGAGCCCCCAGCACATCAGCCTGCCACCGTCCCCCAACAGCCACTATCTCCTCTCAGTGTCCCCCGGCTCACAGGCAGAAGGGCGCAGCGGGTCCCCGCAGACCAACAGTTGCCTTCGTACTGCGTCG ATGGCTACACAGGCAGGTCAAAAGTTTTCTATTCCATCCCCAAGTTTTTGTAAGTCAAGCCCAGCCCTCTCAGAGGTAAAGCAGCCTCCACCCTATGAGGATGCAGTAAAGCAG CAGATGACACGAAGTCAGCAGATGGATGAGCTTCTGGACGTGCTGATTGAGAGCGGAG AAATGCCAGCCAATGCCAAAGAAGATCGGTCCTGTCTCCAGAAAGTACCTCAGATAACGGTGTCTACAGGGAACTCCAGTGCTTCACTCCCAAAGTCTTCTGCCCCGTTCGAGCAGGTGCCCtcagcccagctcccctttgATCACTGTCCGGGCAGCAGTGACACTCACCTCGAGGTCCTGCTGAATGCCCACAGCCCCCTGGGGAGGGTCAGTGAAATTGCCCTGCTGAAGATGGGGGGAGAAGAGTCCCACTTCGAAGGGATGATGGAGGGGTTCTCTGGAAAAGCCGCAGATGAACTGCTCACCTCCCAGGAAATTTTACAGACTCCCCTTTCGCCTATGGAAACCCagctctccccttcccctgccgACGGCTCCGGTTTACAAATGAGTTTCACTGAGTCTCCATGGGAAACGATGGAGTGGCTGGACCTCACTCCCCCCAGCTCCGCCACTGGCTTTGGCTCGCTCACCGCCGCAGGTCCCAGCATCTTCAACATTGATTTCTTAGATGTTACCGATCTCAATCTAAACACCAGCATGGACCTGCACCTGCAGCAGTGGTGA
- the MYOCD gene encoding myocardin isoform X5, whose amino-acid sequence MGQSLLNQTFCWIFMPLFTGFIYFLQLRLQQRRTREQLADQGIMPPLKSPSAFHEQRKSLERAKTEDYLKHKIRSRPERSDLVNMHILQDSAAEGSIQSTQMKLKRARLADDLNEKIALRPGPLELVEKNIIPVDSAVKEAIKGTQVSFPKPADAFTFEEDSSNDGLSPEQARSEDSPGSTELAAGTKAPEPALATPTGAPQDHPQSADGRAPDPASGQGSQCDSPKQTAGQESPTLPVPSTVKSKSSSDIKNRHKKPKDTKPKVKKLKYHQYIPPDQKAEKSPPPMDSAYARLLQQQQLFLQLQILSQQQQQQQQQQHFSYPGMHQGQLKQSNEQMVKSSNSSSTSVNNNPLSPVKTTFSGQTCVSSIKPGPLPSNLDDLKVSELRQQLRIRGLPVSGTKTALMERLRPFQECGSNAVPNFSEITTVTFPVTPTSTLSSYQSQSSTSMLSNGFYHFGSTSSTPPISPASSDLSVSGSLPDTFNDGPMSSPQFGLQPSPVHGSAEESLMSSMNGGSIQLELEGIDTEKDKMLVEKQKVINELTWKLQQEQRQVEELRMQLQKRKRSNGLEEKQQPTQHFFGVPIKQENAVSSCPFASKQTALKGQASSSDKLSNCGVPQLPHIVNSHCLEPAGQSTITSSTFLSPQCSPQHSPLGAAKSPQHISLPPSPNSHYLLSVSPGSQAEGRSGSPQTNSCLRTASMTRSQQMDELLDVLIESGEMPANAKEDRSCLQKVPQITVSTGNSSASLPKSSAPFEQVPSAQLPFDHCPGSSDTHLEVLLNAHSPLGRVSEIALLKMGGEESHFEGMMEGFSGKAADELLTSQEILQTPLSPMETQLSPSPADGSGLQMSFTESPWETMEWLDLTPPSSATGFGSLTAAGPSIFNIDFLDVTDLNLNTSMDLHLQQW is encoded by the exons ACTGAAGATTATCTCAAGCACAAGATCAGAAGCAGGCCTGAGCGATCAGACCTGGTCAATATGCACATTTTACAAG ACTCAGCTGCAGAGGGGTCCATTCAGTCTACTCAAATGAAGCTGAAAAGAGCCCGACTGGCAGATGATCTCAATGAAAAGATTGCTCTCAGGCCTGGTCCTttggagctggtggagaagaatATTATTCCCGTCGACTCAGCTGTGAAAGAGGCCATAAAAG GCACCCAGGTCAGCTTCCCCAAGCCAGCTGACGCCTTCACCTTCGAGGAGGACAGCAGCAACGACGGGCTGTCCCCGGAGCAGGCCAGGAGCGAGGACTCCCCGGGCTCCACCGAGTTGGCAGCAGGCACCAAGGCGCCAGAGCCAGCTCTCGCCACTCCCACCGGCGCGCCCCAG GATCACCCCCAGAGTGCCGATGGCCGTGCGCCGGACCCAGCCTCGGGGCAGGGCAGCCAGTGTGACAGCCCCAAGCAGACAGCAGGGCAGGAGAGCCCAACTCTCCCTGTACCCTCCACCGTGAAG TCCAAATCATCCAGTGATATCAAGAACCGTCACAAAAAGCCCAAGGACACCAAGCCCAAGGTGAAGAAGCTGAAGTATCACCAGTACATCCCTCCGGACCAGAAGGCAGAGAAGTCCCCTCCACCCATGGACTCTGCATATGCCAgactcctccagcagcagcagctctttctgcagctccagattctcagccagcagcagcagcagcagcaacagcagcagcacttcaGCTACCCAGGGATGCACCAAGGCCAGCTAAA GCAATCAAATGAGCAAATGGTCAAAAGTTCAAATTCTTCATCAACTTCTGTCAACAACAACCCACTTTCCCCTGTGAAAACCACCTTTTCAGGCCAGACTTGTGTCTCATCTATCAAGCCAGGCCCTCTGCCATCTAACCTGGACGATCTGAAA GTATCAGAACTGAGACAGCAGCTCCGAATACGAGGCTTGCCTGTGTCGGGAACCAAAACAGCACTGATGGAACGGCTGCGGCCCTTCCAGGAGTGTGGCAGCAATGCAGTGCCAAACTTCAGTGAGATCACCACCGTCACCTTCCCAGTCACTCCAACAAGCACCCTGTCGAGTTACCAGTCGCAGTCCTCCACCAGCATGTTATCGAATGGCTTCTACCACTTtggcagcaccagctccacaccacccatctctccagcctcctccGACCTCTCTGTGAGTGGCTCTTTGCCAGACACATTCAACGATGGGCCCATGTCTTCTCCACAGTTTGGTCTCCAGCCATCCCCAGTTCATGGCAGTGCTGAAGAAAGCCTCATGAGTAGCATGAATGGAGGGAGCATCCAGCTGGAGCTGGAAGGGATTGACACAGAGAAAGACAAGATGCTGGTGGAGAAGCAGAAGGTCATCAATGAGCTCACGTGGAAGCTGCAGCAAGAGCAGAGGCAGGTGGAAGAGCTACGGATGCAGCTCCAGAAGCGGAAAAGAAGCAATGGCcttgaggagaagcagcagcccaCTCAGCATTTCTTTGGTGTCCCCATCAAGCAGGAAAATGCAGTGTCCAGCTGTCCATTTGCATCCAAACAAACTGCCTTGAAAGGCCAAGCCAGCAGCTCAGATAAGTTAAGTAACTGTGGGGTGCCGCAGCTGCCTCACATTGTAAATAGCCACTGCTTGGAGCCTGCAGGGCAAAGCACCATCACCTCCTCGACATTCCTGAGCCCTCAGTGCTCCCCCCAGCACTCTCCACTCGGGGCTGCAAAGAGCCCCCAGCACATCAGCCTGCCACCGTCCCCCAACAGCCACTATCTCCTCTCAGTGTCCCCCGGCTCACAGGCAGAAGGGCGCAGCGGGTCCCCGCAGACCAACAGTTGCCTTCGTACTGCGTCG ATGACACGAAGTCAGCAGATGGATGAGCTTCTGGACGTGCTGATTGAGAGCGGAG AAATGCCAGCCAATGCCAAAGAAGATCGGTCCTGTCTCCAGAAAGTACCTCAGATAACGGTGTCTACAGGGAACTCCAGTGCTTCACTCCCAAAGTCTTCTGCCCCGTTCGAGCAGGTGCCCtcagcccagctcccctttgATCACTGTCCGGGCAGCAGTGACACTCACCTCGAGGTCCTGCTGAATGCCCACAGCCCCCTGGGGAGGGTCAGTGAAATTGCCCTGCTGAAGATGGGGGGAGAAGAGTCCCACTTCGAAGGGATGATGGAGGGGTTCTCTGGAAAAGCCGCAGATGAACTGCTCACCTCCCAGGAAATTTTACAGACTCCCCTTTCGCCTATGGAAACCCagctctccccttcccctgccgACGGCTCCGGTTTACAAATGAGTTTCACTGAGTCTCCATGGGAAACGATGGAGTGGCTGGACCTCACTCCCCCCAGCTCCGCCACTGGCTTTGGCTCGCTCACCGCCGCAGGTCCCAGCATCTTCAACATTGATTTCTTAGATGTTACCGATCTCAATCTAAACACCAGCATGGACCTGCACCTGCAGCAGTGGTGA
- the MYOCD gene encoding myocardin isoform X2 — protein sequence MGQSLLNQTFCWIFMPLFTGFIYFLQLRLQQRRTREQLADQGIMPPLKSPSAFHEQRKSLERAKTEDYLKHKIRSRPERSDLVNMHILQDSAAEGSIQSTQMKLKRARLADDLNEKIALRPGPLELVEKNIIPVDSAVKEAIKGTQVSFPKPADAFTFEEDSSNDGLSPEQARSEDSPGSTELAAGTKAPEPALATPTGAPQDHPQSADGRAPDPASGQGSQCDSPKQTAGQESPTLPVPSTVKSKSSSDIKNRHKKPKDTKPKVKKLKYHQYIPPDQKAEKSPPPMDSAYARLLQQQQLFLQLQILSQQQQQQQQQQHFSYPGMHQGQLKQSNEQMVKSSNSSSTSVNNNPLSPVKTTFSGQTCVSSIKPGPLPSNLDDLKVSELRQQLRIRGLPVSGTKTALMERLRPFQECGSNAVPNFSEITTVTFPVTPTSTLSSYQSQSSTSMLSNGFYHFGSTSSTPPISPASSDLSVSGSLPDTFNDGPMSSPQFGLQPSPVHGSAEESLMSSMNGGSIQLELEGIDTEKDKMLVEKQKVINELTWKLQQEQRQVEELRMQLQKRKRSNGLEEKQQPTQHFFGVPIKQENAVSSCPFASKQTALKGQASSSDKLSNCGVPQLPHIVNSHCLEPAGQSTITSSTFLSPQCSPQHSPLGAAKSPQHISLPPSPNSHYLLSVSPGSQAEGRSGSPQTNSCLRTASMATQAGQKFSIPSPSFCKSSPALSEVKQPPPYEDAVKQMTRSQQMDELLDVLIESGEMPANAKEDRSCLQKVPQITVSTGNSSASLPKSSAPFEQVPSAQLPFDHCPGSSDTHLEVLLNAHSPLGRVSEIALLKMGGEESHFEGMMEGFSGKAADELLTSQEILQTPLSPMETQLSPSPADGSGLQMSFTESPWETMEWLDLTPPSSATGFGSLTAAGPSIFNIDFLDVTDLNLNTSMDLHLQQW from the exons ACTGAAGATTATCTCAAGCACAAGATCAGAAGCAGGCCTGAGCGATCAGACCTGGTCAATATGCACATTTTACAAG ACTCAGCTGCAGAGGGGTCCATTCAGTCTACTCAAATGAAGCTGAAAAGAGCCCGACTGGCAGATGATCTCAATGAAAAGATTGCTCTCAGGCCTGGTCCTttggagctggtggagaagaatATTATTCCCGTCGACTCAGCTGTGAAAGAGGCCATAAAAG GCACCCAGGTCAGCTTCCCCAAGCCAGCTGACGCCTTCACCTTCGAGGAGGACAGCAGCAACGACGGGCTGTCCCCGGAGCAGGCCAGGAGCGAGGACTCCCCGGGCTCCACCGAGTTGGCAGCAGGCACCAAGGCGCCAGAGCCAGCTCTCGCCACTCCCACCGGCGCGCCCCAG GATCACCCCCAGAGTGCCGATGGCCGTGCGCCGGACCCAGCCTCGGGGCAGGGCAGCCAGTGTGACAGCCCCAAGCAGACAGCAGGGCAGGAGAGCCCAACTCTCCCTGTACCCTCCACCGTGAAG TCCAAATCATCCAGTGATATCAAGAACCGTCACAAAAAGCCCAAGGACACCAAGCCCAAGGTGAAGAAGCTGAAGTATCACCAGTACATCCCTCCGGACCAGAAGGCAGAGAAGTCCCCTCCACCCATGGACTCTGCATATGCCAgactcctccagcagcagcagctctttctgcagctccagattctcagccagcagcagcagcagcagcaacagcagcagcacttcaGCTACCCAGGGATGCACCAAGGCCAGCTAAA GCAATCAAATGAGCAAATGGTCAAAAGTTCAAATTCTTCATCAACTTCTGTCAACAACAACCCACTTTCCCCTGTGAAAACCACCTTTTCAGGCCAGACTTGTGTCTCATCTATCAAGCCAGGCCCTCTGCCATCTAACCTGGACGATCTGAAA GTATCAGAACTGAGACAGCAGCTCCGAATACGAGGCTTGCCTGTGTCGGGAACCAAAACAGCACTGATGGAACGGCTGCGGCCCTTCCAGGAGTGTGGCAGCAATGCAGTGCCAAACTTCAGTGAGATCACCACCGTCACCTTCCCAGTCACTCCAACAAGCACCCTGTCGAGTTACCAGTCGCAGTCCTCCACCAGCATGTTATCGAATGGCTTCTACCACTTtggcagcaccagctccacaccacccatctctccagcctcctccGACCTCTCTGTGAGTGGCTCTTTGCCAGACACATTCAACGATGGGCCCATGTCTTCTCCACAGTTTGGTCTCCAGCCATCCCCAGTTCATGGCAGTGCTGAAGAAAGCCTCATGAGTAGCATGAATGGAGGGAGCATCCAGCTGGAGCTGGAAGGGATTGACACAGAGAAAGACAAGATGCTGGTGGAGAAGCAGAAGGTCATCAATGAGCTCACGTGGAAGCTGCAGCAAGAGCAGAGGCAGGTGGAAGAGCTACGGATGCAGCTCCAGAAGCGGAAAAGAAGCAATGGCcttgaggagaagcagcagcccaCTCAGCATTTCTTTGGTGTCCCCATCAAGCAGGAAAATGCAGTGTCCAGCTGTCCATTTGCATCCAAACAAACTGCCTTGAAAGGCCAAGCCAGCAGCTCAGATAAGTTAAGTAACTGTGGGGTGCCGCAGCTGCCTCACATTGTAAATAGCCACTGCTTGGAGCCTGCAGGGCAAAGCACCATCACCTCCTCGACATTCCTGAGCCCTCAGTGCTCCCCCCAGCACTCTCCACTCGGGGCTGCAAAGAGCCCCCAGCACATCAGCCTGCCACCGTCCCCCAACAGCCACTATCTCCTCTCAGTGTCCCCCGGCTCACAGGCAGAAGGGCGCAGCGGGTCCCCGCAGACCAACAGTTGCCTTCGTACTGCGTCG ATGGCTACACAGGCAGGTCAAAAGTTTTCTATTCCATCCCCAAGTTTTTGTAAGTCAAGCCCAGCCCTCTCAGAGGTAAAGCAGCCTCCACCCTATGAGGATGCAGTAAAGCAG ATGACACGAAGTCAGCAGATGGATGAGCTTCTGGACGTGCTGATTGAGAGCGGAG AAATGCCAGCCAATGCCAAAGAAGATCGGTCCTGTCTCCAGAAAGTACCTCAGATAACGGTGTCTACAGGGAACTCCAGTGCTTCACTCCCAAAGTCTTCTGCCCCGTTCGAGCAGGTGCCCtcagcccagctcccctttgATCACTGTCCGGGCAGCAGTGACACTCACCTCGAGGTCCTGCTGAATGCCCACAGCCCCCTGGGGAGGGTCAGTGAAATTGCCCTGCTGAAGATGGGGGGAGAAGAGTCCCACTTCGAAGGGATGATGGAGGGGTTCTCTGGAAAAGCCGCAGATGAACTGCTCACCTCCCAGGAAATTTTACAGACTCCCCTTTCGCCTATGGAAACCCagctctccccttcccctgccgACGGCTCCGGTTTACAAATGAGTTTCACTGAGTCTCCATGGGAAACGATGGAGTGGCTGGACCTCACTCCCCCCAGCTCCGCCACTGGCTTTGGCTCGCTCACCGCCGCAGGTCCCAGCATCTTCAACATTGATTTCTTAGATGTTACCGATCTCAATCTAAACACCAGCATGGACCTGCACCTGCAGCAGTGGTGA